CGCCCGGCTCGGTATGCGCGCCGAGGCCGAACAAGCTGAAGCGAAAGCCAAGTAACTCCAGCCTGCACTCCCTCTGACTCCGCGGCCGCAGTGCTTCTGCGGCCGCTTTTATTTTGCACCCATTTTGATTCTTATGGTACGGACACCCCGGTGTCCCACCGCTCGCGGTGGGCTTCGAGGAACGAAAGATTGCCGTGGGTTCCGAAGAACGAGGATTGCGGTGACTCCCACTGACCGAGGGATAGGTTGCGTTTGCGCCCAACGCCACGAATCTCTGTAGGTCCGACTTCAGTCGGACTCCCCAAGCCCCCGGTGCCCCACCGCTTGCGGTGGGTTCCGACAAACGATGGATTGCCGTGGTTTGAAGCGGGAGCAGAGCAGGTCTCGGTTGCGACCTCCATCTTCCCAAACCCTCCGCTCCAGAGACCTGCCACGTTTCTGCTAATTCACTTTCTGCTAATGGCCACGTATCTTCCCCGTACTGAAGTCACTCACCGATCCGAATTCCCCCTTAGCAAAGGGGGCCAGGTGATCGTGTTCGATCTCGCCTCCCGCTGCCCCTCCGACATTTGATTGCCGTCCGCCCTCCCCCTCCTCTATATTGCGCCCATGACCCCAACCCCGCGATTGGTCGAAGTCTGCGTCTTCGATGCCGTCAAGAAACCGCTCACCTATCGCGCCCCCGATGCCCTCTCGCTCAGCGAGATTCTCGGCCGCCGCGTGATTGTCCCCTTGGGGCGTCGCAAAATGCTCGGCGTCGTCACAGCCCTCGATGCTGGCTATTCCGGCCCCGTCCGCGACATCGACTCCTTTCCCGATCTCGAACCGGTGCTGAGCGCCGCTGAACTGGAGTTCTGCCGTTTCATCGCCGACTACTACCTGACCCCGCTCGCGGATGTGCTCCAGTCGTATCTCCCGCAGCCCCTGTCGGCGCGTCTGAATCAGCGCGTGGCCATCCCATCTCACGCTGCGCTCATCGCTGCTGCCGCCGCCGGCGATCCGGCCGCCGCCGCGCTCGTGAAACTGCTCGGCTCGCGCAAGCAGCTCTCCGCCGCACGCCTCAGTGAACTCAAACCCGCTCTGCGCACAAGCCTGCGCGACGCCGGGTTGATCTCGCTCGACTGGCAGGTCAAGCGCGGTCGTCTCGACGCCGAAATGTTGCAGGTTGCAGCCACTCTGCAAGAGGTTCCGCCCGATCTCAAGTCATCCGTCACTCGCCGCCTGCTGGAACAACTGATCGCACACGGCCCCACCGACCTGGCCGCCTTGCGCCGCCTGACCAGAACTTCAGCCCAGCAGGTCTTCGCCGCCGAGGCTGCCGGCCTGCTCAGTATTACAGAAATGCCGCCCTTCTTCAATCCCCCTGCGGCGCCGCGCGATCTGAACCTCGTGCTCAATGCCGAGCAAACTGCCGCTATCGCCACTGTCACAGCTACCATCTCGGCATCCGCCTTCGCGGCCTTTCTCCTCTATGGCGTCACCGGCTCCGGCAAAACCGAGGTCTACATCGAGTGCATCAAATCCGCAATCGCTGCCGGCCGTCGCGCCATCGTGATCGTTCCCGAAATCGGCCTGTCGCAGGCGATCTTCTACCGCCTCGCCGCTATCTTCGGCGACCGCCTCGCGCTGATTCATTCCCGCATGTCGGCCAAGTCCCGCTTCGAAATCTGGCAGCGCGCCCGCTCCGGCCGGCTCGATATCGTCCTCGGACCGCGCTCGGCGCTCTTTAGCCCGCTCCCCGACCTCGGTCTGATCATCGTTGATGAAGAACACGACGCCTCCCTCAAGCAAGAATCGCCCCCGCCGCGCTACCATGCCCGCGATCTTGCCGTCGTGCGCGCCCGCCAACTGAATTGCGCCGTCATTCTCGGCTCGGCCACGCCCTCAGTCGAATCGTATCACAACGCACTGGCAGGGAAGTACCGTTTGCTCGAACTGACGCAGCGCGTCGATGCCCGCCCCTTGCCGCTGGTGCGCCGTGTCGATCTGCGCCGGAGTTTCGAAAAGCGCGGCCACGGCTACCTCTCGGCCGAATTGCGCGAGCAGATCGAGGTCACTCTTGCGCTTAGCGGCCAGGCCATGCTGCTGCTCAACCGCCGCGGCTTCGCTCCTTCAGTGCACTGCTTCGCTTGTGGCCACAAACTGACCTGCCGCGACTGTGACGTCGCCCTCGTCTACCACAAAATTCGTCACGGTATGCTGTGCCA
This portion of the Candidatus Zixiibacteriota bacterium genome encodes:
- the priA gene encoding primosomal protein N'; translation: MTPTPRLVEVCVFDAVKKPLTYRAPDALSLSEILGRRVIVPLGRRKMLGVVTALDAGYSGPVRDIDSFPDLEPVLSAAELEFCRFIADYYLTPLADVLQSYLPQPLSARLNQRVAIPSHAALIAAAAAGDPAAAALVKLLGSRKQLSAARLSELKPALRTSLRDAGLISLDWQVKRGRLDAEMLQVAATLQEVPPDLKSSVTRRLLEQLIAHGPTDLAALRRLTRTSAQQVFAAEAAGLLSITEMPPFFNPPAAPRDLNLVLNAEQTAAIATVTATISASAFAAFLLYGVTGSGKTEVYIECIKSAIAAGRRAIVIVPEIGLSQAIFYRLAAIFGDRLALIHSRMSAKSRFEIWQRARSGRLDIVLGPRSALFSPLPDLGLIIVDEEHDASLKQESPPPRYHARDLAVVRARQLNCAVILGSATPSVESYHNALAGKYRLLELTQRVDARPLPLVRRVDLRRSFEKRGHGYLSAELREQIEVTLALSGQAMLLLNRRGFAPSVHCFACGHKLTCRDCDVALVYHKIRHGMLCHLCGYTEPYPDSCPRCHSNLFLYRGIGTEKMEEELRRAFPDVPLLRMDLDSTRKEGSFREIFEKFRSGQAKILLGTQMIAKGFDFPDVALVGIITADTSLELPDFRARERTFQLLTQASGRAGRHNFAGQVILQTLYPDDKTVLLAQEHDYKSFYESEIAERLELGFPPFVRLILVAVESADAAHAQKIGKEIRDAVHGRLTGLARVHGPIAAPIHKRRSFFRFQILIKTKRIKTVLKLVAEVLNVPERQTNRHQRVIVDVDPVDMM